From a single Raphanus sativus cultivar WK10039 chromosome 3, ASM80110v3, whole genome shotgun sequence genomic region:
- the LOC130509660 gene encoding uncharacterized protein LOC130509660 — protein sequence MHIEKNFFDNIMNTILNVPGKTKDNKKSRMDLPDICSRSELHIKSNGNVPVPIFRLSSEAKSTLFDWVASEVKFPDGYVSNLSRCVERGQKFSGMKSHDCHVFMQRLLPFAFAELLPTNVHEALAAIGAFFRDLSTRTFKEEVIEQLHENIPIIVCNLEKIFPPSFLTSWNI from the exons atgcatatagagaagaacttttttgacaacatcatgaatacaatactgAACGTCccagggaagacaaaagataacaaaaagtcAAGGATGGACTTACccgatatttgctcaagaagtgaGTTACATATCAAGAGCAATGGAAATGTTCCTGTTCCCATCTTTCGATTGTCATCAGAAGCGAAGTCAACTTTGTTTGACTGGGTTGCATCAGAAGTGAAGTTTCCTGATGGTTACGTTTCAAATCTGTCAAGATGTGTTGAACGAGGTCAAAAGTTCTCAggaatgaagagtcatgattgtcatgtgtttatgcaacgactacttccatTCGCTTTTGCTGAGCTCCTTCCAACAaatgtacatgaagcacttgcag CGATCGGAGCTTTCTTCAGAGACCTTAGCACACGTACGTTCAAGGAAGAAGTCATCGAACAACTTCATGAGAACATCCCGATCATAGTGTGCAACctagagaagatatttcctccatcatttttgacgtcatggaacatCTAG
- the LOC108844179 gene encoding endochitinase CHI — protein MAHNAKSTTRKHSLVLVPTLFVLILTVSKPVTSQNCGCASDFCCSKWGYCGQTEDYCGEGCREGPCQGGGGDDGSNGGGGGDAVSLEETVTPEFFNSIISQARDGCAGKGFYSHNAFIAAANSYPSFGSSISKREIAAFFAHVTHETEFMCYIEEIDGPAKAEDYCDKENTDFPCAPGKDYYGRGPIQLSWNYNYGQCGRDLNENILASPEKVAQDPALAFKTAFWFWTTNVKGKFNQGFGATIRAINGMECSGRNPATVEKRIGYFRDYCGKLGVEPGDNLSC, from the exons atGGCGCATAACGCCAAATCCACCACAAGAAAACACTCATTAGTCCTTGTCCCAACTCTCTTTGTCTTGATCCTAACCGTTTCCAAACCAGTAACCTCTCAGAACTGCGGCTGTGCCTCTGACTTCTGCTGCAGCAAATGGGGTTACTGTGGTCAGACAGAGGACTACTGCGGCGAAGGCTGTCGTGAAGGCCCTTGCCAAGGCGGTGGTGGCGATGATGGAAGCAATGGCGGTGGAGGCGGAGACGCCGTTTCGCTTGAAGAAACGGTGACACCAGAGTTTTTCAACTCTATAATAAGCCAAGCAAGAGATGGTTGTGCAGGTAAAGGGTTTTACTCTCACAACGCCTTCATTGCCGCAGCCAACTCCTATCCGAGCTTCGGTTCTTCCATCTCCAAACGCGAGATCGCTGCGTTCTTTGCTCACGTCACTCATGAAACAGAAT TCATGTGCTATATTGAGGAAATCGATGGACCAGCCAAGGCTGAGGACTATTGCGACAAAGAGAACACAGACTTCCCATGTGCACCAGGAAAGGACTACTATGGTCGTGGTCCGATCCAGCTCTCTTGGAACTACAACTACGGTCAATGTGGCAGAGATCTAAACGAGAACATATTGGCTTCCCCGGAGAAAGTGGCTCAAGACCCAGCTCTTGCTTTCAAAACCGCTTTCTGGTTCTGGACCACTAATGTTAAGGGAAAATTTAACCAGGGCTTTGGAGCGACCATTAGAGCTATAAATGGTATGGAGTGTAGCGGAAGAAATCCAGCAACGGTCGAGAAAAGGATTGGATATTTCCGTGACTATTGTGGTAAGCTTGGAGTCGAACCTGGAGATAACCTCTCTTGTTAA
- the LOC130509340 gene encoding defensin-like protein 193, with the protein MSMTTKSVSYFAIIFILFLVVFEVPKTEAQDRRCLKEYGGDVGFSFCAPRIYPSFCYRRCRQNKGAKGGKCRSEAGTGSMKCLCDFCSDTP; encoded by the exons atgagcaTGACAACGAAGTCAGTTTCTTACTTCGCCATAATTTTCATCCTCTTTCTGGTTGTGTTTG AAGTGCCGAAGACAGAAGCGCAAGATAGAAGATGCCTTAAAGAATACGGCGGCGACGTGGGTTTCAGCTTCTGCGCGCCGCGGATATATCCATCGTTCTGTTATCGGAGATGCCGTCAGAACAAGGGCGCCAAAGGTGGAAAATGCCGTTCAGAGGCCGGCACTGGTAGTATGAAATGCTTATGCGATTTCTGCAGCGACACGCCTTAA
- the LOC130509267 gene encoding defensin-like protein 193, whose protein sequence is MAMATNSVSSFAIFFILFLVIIEVPETKAQDKKCLQEYGGNVGFRFCAPLIYPSFCYQRCRSNKGAKGGRCRSGEAGPGSMKCLCDFCSDKP, encoded by the exons atggccATGGCCACGAATTCAGTTTCTTCCTTCGCCATCTTTTTCATCCTCTTTCTAGTTATCATTG AAGTGCCGGAGACAAAAGCGCAGGATAAAAAATGTCTTCAAGAATATGGCGGCAACGTGGGTTTCCGCTTCTGTGCGCCTCTGATATATCCGTCTTTCTGTTATCAGAGATGCCGTTCGAACAAGGGCGCGAAAGGTGGAAGATGCCGTTCAGGAGAGGCCGGACCTGGTAGTATGAAATGCTTATGCGATTTCTGCAGCGACAAGCCTTAG